In Seonamhaeicola sp. S2-3, the genomic window TCTATTAAATAACGGTCTTTATACTTGCCATAGGGCATTTTAGTATGTGCTAGCTTTAAAAGGAATTCTTTATCTGGAATCATAGTTTTTAATAAATCTATTATACTTGAGGTAAAAGCATCTAACTTATGTAAAAGTTAGTAATATTAATTTGATTTATACTTTGAAAACTTTTTTAGCTCATGGCTAATATAGGTTTCCCATTGTGCCTGAGCTTCTTTATTTCTAGAAAAATTGGTTTCTAAATCGTATTTATCCTGTAACTTTTTTAATTCTATATTAATGTTTTTTTGAAGAGTTTTCAACTCTCTTTTAACATGATTTGTTATTTTAAGTTTACTAATCTCATACCTTAACTTTCTGGCATGCAACTCGGTAATATCAAAATGTAACTGCTCATGGCTTAATACATGAAGGTCTGCCCTATCTGGTTTATACCAAGATTGTTCTGGATAAAAATGTGCATGTACTTGAGTAGAAAAATCAGTTACTTCCTTGTTAGTTTGCTTAATGGAAAACCCAAAAGAAACACCAGAAGCTGTAACCGCTACTGCACTATCACGTAAATTAGGTGTGCCTTTAAAATCAGACCAAGTGAGTTTGTAAGACTCTTTCCAAGATAATACGGGTTCATCTTGAATTAGAAAAAAACTACAGAAAACAATAAGAATTCTAATCACAAATTTAAAACGTAAAGCTAATTAGCTTATTGTTTCACTTCTACAATTGTTAAATCTTGATATTTAACTAAATACACCGTGTCATTATAGTAACCTCCAAACATTTTCTTTTTGTAAGCAAATTTGTTTTCTACATATTCTGTAACTGGTGCTTTTTTTACAGACATAAATAAATCATCAGAAGACACTAAGCGCAACACAACATCCATTGTTAAATCAAAACCTTTTACGGCTCTTTTGTTTGGTGTTATATTATATTTACGTTTATAGTTCTTTACAAAAGAATTGGTTTCATCATAACTTTTAGAGGTGGTTGCATAATGAAATTGAAGTTTAGATAGATGCTCATTAGATACCTCATCGCCTTCAAATGCTTTATTAAAATTGGTGGTTATTAAAACAATATCTCGTTGTTCAATTCTTTTTGCTTTATCGTCTTTTTGAATTAAAGATGCCAAAATACTTGTTACGTTTGAGACAAACCCAGAGTTTTTGGTTTCTAAAAACACCATGTTATTACCTGGTTTTAAAACTTTTTCAATATCTTGTCTGTTTACATAATATTTATCTGCTCCTTCTTTATCTTTCTTAGAGTACACTTGCTTTGCAGCAATAAATTCTTGTTTTAAACTGTTTGATATAGCTGTATGTTTTGAATCTGAAATAATTACAATATTACTTGATAACGTATCTGCCTTTACAAAATTTACAACTTTTCTTTTAAGCAAATCATCTGATGCTCTAGATTGAAAAACATTATCATACAATTTTAAGTTTGTACCAATGGGTGATACTACAGGAACATGTGCTGCCTTTAATTTAGAAGCTGCTTTTTCAAAGTTCTTTGATGTTAACGGACCAATAACTGCATCTACTTCTTCTAAATTATTATTATCAATAATATCTGCTACTTCACTTATTTGATTTTTTGTGTCAAAGACATCAACTTTAAGTGAAATACCTAAAGCTTTTAAAGAATCTACAGCCATTAATACCCCTGAATGAAAGTCTAACGACGCATCTAAATAGGGGTCTCTTTTAATACTTTTTTTAATACCTGAAATAGAATCAAAATCTACCTTACTCAATCTAAAAGGCAACATAACAGCAATATGCTTGGTAGTATAATCAGAAATACTATCTACTAAATTAATTTTATGTTCCTTTTCTTCAGAAAGAGCTTCATTAAAAGGTATTTTAAGAATCATACCTGCTTTTAGGCCACTTTCAGCTAAACCAGGGTTTAGTGCTTCTATTTCAGATTGTTCTAAGCCTAGTTTTAATTTTAACCTATAAAAACCTTCTTTTGGTAATACTTTGTAATAACTAAATTCTTCATCTACTACTTTTTCTGCTTCATCTTCTATATTAGGTACTTTAATTTCTTGACCTTCTTTTAAAACCTCTCCCATATCTGGATTTATACTTTCTAATTCAGCTATGGTAATTCCAAACTTATAAGCTATTCGCCATTTTCCTTCTTTAGGTTTAACTATGTAAGTTCTATAAGGTTCTACGGCTTCTGTAACTTCTGTAGTTTTAAAAATAGGTATTTGAAGTTTATCACCCTTTCTTAGTGGGTTTGCATACAAAAACTTATTATGCTTTTTTATATCTGCTTCTTCTACATTGTACTTCTTAGATAAACTATATAAAGTTTCTTTTCTTTTTGTTTTATGGGTTTTAAATCCTTGTAATTCCTTAACTACCGTTGTTTTTATTTCAACTTTAGACTTTGGAATTATTAAAATGGTATTGGGTTTTAACCCCGCTTTTGCCTCTGGATTTAACTTGTAAATATCAAGAGGTGTAACGTAATATTGTTTAGCAATACCTTCAACAGTTTCGCCTTTTTTAACTTTATGTGTGCTGTAATTTTGTGCCTGTACTATGCCAAAACCAAAAAAACATAGAAAACAAAAAATGGAAAAGAATTTAGTCATTTAACGTTGTTATTTATTTTGTTAAAGGTTAAATCTATAAAATTTTACTACATATAGGTTACCTAAATCATATAGTATGCCAAAAAGGGAAAAATTTATAAACTCATGTAAATATATACGAAACTTTGTGAAATTAAGTTGACACTACTATTTATAAATAGCTATAAATACCCTAAGCCCTTTACTTTACTGCTTTTTTATGACACGCTAATTTTTACTTTATCACGCCATTATTCCCATTCGATGGTTGCAGGTGGTTTAGAGCTTATATCATAAACTACTCTATTAACGCCTTTTACTTTATTTATTATATCATTTGATATTTTTTGAAGAAATTCATAAGGCAGGTTTACCCAATCGGCAGTCATTCCATCGGTACTTTCTACAGCTCTTAAAGCCACACACTTTTCGTAAGTACGCTCATCACCCATAACACCAACGCTATTTACTGGCAACAACATAGCACCTGCTTGCCATACTTTATCATAAAGTCCCCATTCTTTTAAACCACTAATAAAAATATGGTCTACCTCTTGCAGAATGCGCACTTTTTCGGCAGTAATATCTCCTAGAATTCTAATTCCTAATCCAGGACCAGGAAATGGATGACGTCCCAAAAGCTCGGGGTTAATTCCTAAAGACTTACCTACTCTACGCACTTCATCTTTAAAAATGGCGCGTAATGGTTCTACTATTTTAAGTTTCATAAAGTCTGGTAATCCACCAACATTATGATGACTTTTTATAGTTGCTGAAGGTCCTCCTGTAGCAGATACACTTTCAATAACATCGGGATAAATAGTACCTTGAGCTAAAAAGGTAACATCTTCAATTTTATGAGCTTCATCATCAAAAACTTCAATAAACGCATTACCAATAGCTTTACGTTTTTGCTCTGGGTCTTCAATACCTTTTAGGGCATTTAAAAAACGTGCTGATGCATCAACCCCTTTTACGTTAAGCCCCATGCCTTCATATTGATTTAGTACATTTTCAAATTCATTTTTGCGCAATAAACCATTATTAACAAAAATGCAGTACAAGTTTTTGCCTATAGCTTTGTTTAACAATACTGCCGCTACCGTAGAATCTACTCCACCTGAAAGACCTAAAACTACTTTTTCATTACCTACTTTTTCTTCAATGGCTTCTACAGTTTCTTCTATAAAAGAGTCTGGTGTCCAATCTTGGTGTAAGCCAGCAATACTTACTAAAAAATTCTCTAATAGTTGTTTTCCATCGGTAGAATGGTATACTTCAGGATGAAATTGAATGGCATACGTTTCTTCGCCTTCAATTCTATAAGCTGCATTTTTAACGTCATGCGTACTAGCTATTAAAACGCCATTAGTAGGCAATTGTTTAATAGTATCTGAATGACTCATCCAAACTTGACTACCAGTATGAATATGTGCAAAAAATGGCTCATTACTTTTTATGAACGATAAATTAGCCCTCCCATACTCTCTTGTGTTTGAAGGTGCCACTTCTCCACCAGAAAAATGTGCCAAATATTGTGCTCCGTAACAAACGGCTAATACTGGTTTTTTACCGCGAATTTCTGAAAGATCTGGATGCAATGCATCTTCCCCTCTAACAGAATTTGGGCTACCAGAAAGTATAACCGCTTTATACTCTTGTAGGTTGTTTGGAATTTTATTAAATGGATGTATTTCGGAATAAATGTTGAGTTCCCTAACTCTACGAGCAATAAGTTGTGTGTATTGCGATCCGAAGTCTAAAATTAGTACCTTGTCATGTTGCATGCGCAAAAGTAATAATTGATTTTATAATGAGAAATTACGAGTACGTATTTTTTTAACAAGTTTTAAACCATAGAATCTAAAATAGCTTCAATATCATCTTCTGTGGTGTCTGGATTAATAAAACAGAAGCGTGATACGGTTTCAAAACCATCGGGTTTTCGCCATTTTGTAGGAGTTACTAAAGCAAATCCTTTTCTGTGATTCTCATAAGTCCAATGTTTATAATCATCTGCATTCCATCCTTTTCTTCTATATAAAACACAAGATAAACTTGGGTCTCTTACCAATTCAACATGTGGTTTTTCTGCTATCATTTTACCCGCTATTTGTGCTAATTCTAATCCACGCTCTACGGCTTCTTTATATTTCTCTGTGCCATGCATAGCTAAAGAAAACCATAAAGGTAAACCTCTTACACGCCTTGTTAGTTGAATTTGATAATCTGACGGATTAAACCCATTGGCACCTTCGTCTTTAAATATTTCTAAATAAGATCCCTCTTGTGCATGTGCTCTTTTAGCTAATTCTGGATCTTTATAAATTACGGCTCCGCAATCATACGGAGAAAACATCCATTTATGAGGATCTATTGTAATGCTATCAGCTCTTTCAATGCCTTTAAACAAATGCCTTACAGAGTCTGCTACTAAAGCGCCTCCACCGTAAGCAGCATCTACATGAAACCATAAATTTTCTTTTTCGCAAACCGAAGCTATTCCATCTAAATCATCAATAATACCTGCATTTGTTGTGCCTCCTGTTGCTACTACCGCAAACAAACGTTTACGCTGCTGTTCTGTTAAATTATTTATGCAATTTTTTAAGGCTTCACCATGTAAAACATCTTCAGTATCTACTAACAAAATATCAACATCGGCAACTTTAGCCATTGCTTTTATTGATGAGTGCGCCCCAATAGAGGTTATAATTAATCCTTTTTCTGATTTAAAAGCCTCATTTTCTCTCCAGTATTCTCGTGCTGTAACAATAGCCGATAGGTTTGCTGCAGTACCTCCGCTTGTAAAAACACCAAAAGCGCCTTGGGGTAATCCTGTTAATGACACTATCCAACTCATTGCTTCATTTTCGCAAAAAATACCACCAGCCCCTTCCATCCAATAAGCTCCGTGAATACTTGAAGCCGATGTTACCAAATCAAACATAATAGCAGCTCTAGTTGGTGCTGCAGATACAAAAGCTAAATGCCTTGGGTGATCTATGGGTACAGTGGCTTTTGATAAGTGTTTTTTCCATAACTTAAAAGCATACTCACCTCCTATTCCTTCTGGTGTAATGGTTTCTCCTACTAGTTCCTTTAATTCTTCTTCTTTTTTAGGTTTACCTATTGCTCTTTTGGTAGCTGAAACCCTATCTATGGTATATTTCATTACATCCATAGTCATTTCAACTAAATCTATATCAATCTTATGCATTAGTTACATTTTTAATATTAGAAACTCACTTTGAAGTGGTTTTAAATTTTCTATAAGTTTAGGGATTAAATTTTCACCAAACTCTAAATAAAACTCAGAAAAATTGGTATTACGCTCTTGCAAACTTCCGTTTGGAAACAATTGGTTTTGAAGTTCTGTCATTCGAAAAACTTGATCTGACAGCACCTTTTTTTGAGCCTTTAACAATCGTTTTTCTAATTTATCTAAGCCTTTTAATTGTTTTACTTCTTGTGCTTTTACAGCTCCTAAAAAGGATTTATCGGTTTGTTTTGCTAAAGAAAATAATGTTTCAAACTGTTTTTTTAAATGCTGTTTTTGTTCAGAAAAATCTATTTCAATATTAGATATTTCTCTCACTTTTTTATTAATAAAGGTGTCTCTTTTTAAAAAGATATCTTCTTTAGAAACACCTAGGTTTTTTAGTTTTTTAAATTGATTTTCGGTTTGAATTAACACTGAATTACGGAGTAACAATATTGGAAAAGTTACATTAAATTTACCAAACATTTGTTTTAGCTGAAACCAATAAGCCAACTCACCGCCGCCACCAATATAACAGAGATTAGGTAAAATTACCTCTTGGTATAGCGGACGCATAATAACATTGGGTGAAAACCGTTCTGGGAACTCTGCTAGTTCTTTTTGAATTTCACTTTTACTCCAAGAAATATTGGTATTTAAAACACTATAAACACCATCTTCAAAAACAATACGTTCACGTAAATTATCTGTAATATAAAACAGATTAATCTCTCTTGGGTTTACTTGAATATTATAATTTTTCGAGAGCTCTTTACTAGTTTCTGAAACCGCTTTAAAAGACGTATTATTAAGCAATTCGTCTTCAATATAAGGAATGAACAAACGCTTTAATTCTTTGTTATTAGCATCAATAATAACTAAACCATAGGCTTTAAAAAGTTCATTAGCTAAATATCTAGTAGCACTTGCAAGGTTGTTATGTTGCAAGTATGCGGTTTTAAATAGTTCTTTTAAATATTCTGCATTATTGCTATGGCCAAATTCACCTTTTAAAACTTCTAAAACATCTTCTAATCCTTTAGTTGACAATTCGCCTACAGCTCCATAAGATTCTCTATTCCATTGAATTTTTTTTCCTTTAAAATTAAAGTAGTTTATTTCATCAAAATCGTGATCTTCTGTAGCCATCCAATAAACGGGCACAAAATTAAACTCTGGATATTGTTTTTTTAATTCTTTGGTAAGATTAATTGTTGATACTATTTTGTATAGGAAATAAAGCGGTCCCGTAAACAAATTAAGCTGATGCCCTGTGGTAATTGTAAAAGTTTTATCGCTTTTTAAAGCTTCAATATTCTGTAAAGTTAAATCTGAAGTGTTAAGGTTTTTATATTGCTCTTTTAAAACTTTTACTAAAACGTTTCTATTAGAATTTGAAACTAAAGCAGACTGTTGTTTTTCCTTTATTTGTACTTGAAAATTATCTACTTCTGGAAATCTATTATAAAACGGTTTTAAATCTGGGTTTCCATCTATATAATTGCAAATTAATGATGAAAAATAGCCTGTTTGTTTAAATGAAATAGTGTCTGATGACATACTGTGCTATTAAATTTTGGTGTAAATATACAGCTATTACATTTTGAATTTCTAAAAAATAAGTTAAGAGTTTTTTGAGTATATGAACACGCTTTTCTTAATAAAACTCTAAAGGTACTTTTATTAAAAAAATTAAATGGAGTAAATTTTTACTAAAGCCTTCTTAGTAAACTAGTTATTTGAAATATTACATAGTTTGTTTTAAATAAGTTTAAACTATATATTACTACAAACAAAACAAACAACATCTTGAATATCAATTATTTATAAGCCTAACTTTTAGCTACACTATTACAATATCTGAAATTTTTTATGTGTTAAAATGGAAATTAAATAGCTTTTTTAGTTAAAATAAAGCCGTTTGCCCATCATCTGTACCTTCTTTATCATCATTTGGGTCTTCTGATGATACTTCTTTTTCATCTACAACTTCTAAATCATCAGCATGTACTTCATCTGGAGCTTCATAAGGTAAAGGATCTAATAAATTAATTTGATTCACCTTATCTTTAGTTAATTGATTACCAATAGCATTTATACCTTTAATGGCTATAAATTCTTCTAAATTAATTTCAAGATTATCTTTTCTGTCTTTACCCCTTTCTTTAGCAAAAACAATTTCTGCCATTGGTTTCCAATCTGTAGAAACAATTTCTAATTGCGAATTAGGAACATCTGGTATAAAACTTTCCTCTTTATTTTCGTTTTCAATTAAAAATCTTTTTACGTAATAGATTTGTTTTTCACCATGAAAATATATTACAGATATAGGTTTTTTGGGGTTCCATTTTTCTAGCACTACCATATCATCATCAAAATGCATAGTAACCTCTGGTGTAACTGTTTTAACTATGCCTTTTTGGTTTATTATTAGTAGCTTATCTTCACCTCTAAACTCACCAATTAATTCACCTCTGCCATCAACATTTAAACGTTGTACGGTTTCATCAAACCAAATTTTTCTGGGCTTTAAGGTAGAAACTCCTTTTTCTTTTAACTCTATACGTTTTACGGTATATTTTGTTACTAAGTTACCTTTTGATGCGCGCCCTTTTATTAAAATATCGGCAAAATCAATATCCCATTTAAGTTTTTTTATACTTCCTGCTTGTCTTAAATGAACTGTAACAACCTCTGCTTCTCCGTTAGGATTAGCTGAAAAATAAAGTATTTGTGAGCCTTTGTTTCCGTTAGTTACATCATACTCTCTATCTCTTGTCATTGCAGTAACTGCAAACCGCTTAATGTATGAAGGACCTTTTTTACCATCTCTATAAATTAAATTATAAATGGTGCGTTTATCTTTCTTTTTAAATACAGCTACATGAATAATGTCTTTACCAATAAAAGTTTTAGCATCAACTTTTGTAACCATCATTTTACCGGCTTTGGTAAAAACAATAATGTCATCTATATCACTACAATCACAAACATACTCGTCTCTTCTTAATGATGTTCCTATAAAACCTTCGGCTCTATTTACATATAGTTTTATGTTTCTAATAACTACTCTTGTGGCATCTACATCATCAAAAGTTCTAATCTCAGTTTTACGCTCTCTTCCTTCTCCATATTCTTTTTTAAGCCTTTTAAAATAAGTTATGGTGTAATCTATAATGTTAGCTAAATGATGTTTTACCTCTGCTATTTGTTCTTCTAAAGCATCAATTTTTTGTTGTGCTTTATCTATATCAAATTTTGAAATTCTTTTAATTCTAATTTCGGTTAAACGCACAATATCGTCTTCTGTTATGGCGCGTTTTAAATGTTTAATATGAGGTTTTAGTCCTTTGTCAATAGCAGTTATTACACCATCCCAAGTTTCTTCTTCTTCAATATCACGATAAATTCTGTTCTCAATAAAAATACGCTCAAGTGAAGCAAAATGCCACTGCTCTTCTAACTCCCCTAGTTTTATTTCTAGCTCTTGTTTTAAAAGCTGAACGGTGTTATCTGTTGAACGGCGCAACATTTCTGAAACCCCTATAAATAGAGGTTTATTGTCTTCTATGACACAGCCTAATGGCGAAATTGAAGATTCACAGCTAGTAAAAGCGTACAATGCATCAATAGTTTTATCTGGCGACAATCCTGATGGTAAATGCACTAAAATTTCAACCTCAGCAGCGGTGTTATCTTCTATTTTTTTAATTTTAATTTTGCCCTTGTCGTTGGCTTTTAAAATAGAATCTATTAAAGATGATGTGGTAGTTCCGTAAGGTATTTCTGTGATTACAAGTGTGTTTTTATCTAATTGAGAAATTTTGGCACGAACACGTACTTTACCACCTCTATTTCCATCATTATAATTTGAGAAATCTGCTATTCCTGCAGTTGGAAAATCTGGAAGTAAAGTAAAACGTTTACCTTGTAAGTGCTTAATTGAAGCATCTATTAACTCTATAAAATTGTGTGGTAATATTTTGGTTGAAAGCCCAACAGCAATCCCCTCGCCACCTTGTGCTAATAGCAACGGAAACTTAACAGGTAAATTAACAGGCTCTTTTCTTCGGCCATCATAACTAGCTTGCCATTCTGTAATTTTAGGGCTATATACTACATCTAGAGCAAATTTAGAGAGGCGCGCCTCTATATACCTAGAGGCCGCGGCGCTATCTCCTGTTAGTATATTTCCCCAGTTACCTTGGGTGTCTATAAGCAAATCTTTCTGGCCAATTTGAACCATGGCATCGGCTATACTTGCATCTCCATGTGGATGATACTGCATAGTATGCCCTACAATGTTTGCTACTTTGTTATAGCGCCCATCGTCAAGATCTTTCATAGAGTGCATTATACGACGCTGTACTGGTTTAAAACCATCTTCAATAGCTGGTACTGCACGCTCTAGTATAACGTATGAGGCGTAATCTAAAAACCAATCTTTATACATACCCGTTACCCGGGTAATTGTTTCTTTTGACTCTTCTGGTTTGTTATTTAAATCTTCGCCTTCCTCAATCATTAATTATTTTAATTTAAATGGGGTTTACCTTTAAGAATTTTTTTAAGCTTCTTAGCGTTTAAAAAATGTAATTCTTCACTACTATTATTTTGGTACAAATATTTGTAACTTCTCTTTTTTTCTTCTTTTTTTTCTTTTGTATATAACATCTTAATTTCATTTTGTCCTGTTAACCAAACAGGTATTAAACATTATTTCTAATGCAAATTTACGTTTAAACTAAGATATTACATCGTATTTTAACTTATTTTTATATCAAATTCTCATTTTAACAAACAAATAATCTTAATTTAACAATTAAAACACCTGTTTACTCAATAATATCCAATTCTACTTTTAAATTGTCTATTATAAACTCTTGTCTTGTTGGTGTGTTTTTTCCCATGTAAAATGACAATAATTCATCTATAGACATATCATCATCAAGCATTACAGGATCTAGACGTATATCTCTTCCTATAAAATGTTTAAATTCATCTGGTGAAATTTCACCTAGCCCTTTAAACCGAGTAATTTCTGGTTTTGGTTTAAGTTTTTCTATAGCATCTATACGCTCTTCTTCAGTATAACAATAAATGGTTTCTTTTTTATTGCGAACTCTAAAGAGTGGTGTTTGCAAAATGTATAAATGCCCTTCTTTTATTATTTCTGGGAAAAATTGTAAAAAAAACGTAATTAATAATAATCTAATATGCATTCCATCTACATCGGCATCGGTTGCAATTACAACATTATTATAACGTAAATCTTCTAAAGATTCTTCAATATTTAAAGCTGCTTGTAACAGGTTAAATTCTTCATTTTCATAAACTATTTTTTTACTTAACCCGTAGCAATTAAGTGGTTTTCCTTTTAAACTGAACACCGCTTGTGTATTAACATCTCGAGACTTTGTAATACTACCAGAAGCCGAATCTCCCTCTGTTATAAAGAGTGTGGTTTCTAAATTCCTTTCGTTTTTGGTGTCTCCGAAATGTATTCTACAATCGCGTAATTTTTTATTATGAAGGCTTGCTTTTTTAGCTCTATCTCTTGCTAGTTTTCTTATTCCTGATAATTCTTTACGTTCACGTTCTGCTTGTAGAATTTTTTTAAGAATTTTTTCTGCAGTATCTGGGTTTTTATGTAAATAGTTATCTAGGTTGGTTTTTACAAAATCGTTTATATAAGTTCTAACCGTAGGGTAATCTCCTCCCATATCTGTAGAGCCAAGTTTTGTTTTGGTTTGGCTCTCAAAAACGGGTTCCATAACCTTAATGGCAATGGCACTTATAATAGATTTTCTTATGTCTGCCGCATCAAAATTTTTACCATAAAACTCACGAATAGTTTTTACAATAGCCTCTCTAAAAGCATTTAAATGAGTCCCTCCTTGAGTGGTATTTTGCCCATTTACAAAAGAATGATATTCCTCACTATATTGTGTTTTACTGTGGGTTATAGCCACTTCAACGTCATCTCCTCTTAAATGTATAATTGGGTATAATAAATCTGTTTCTTTAGTTCTCTCTGTTAATAAATCTTTTAACCCGTTTTCGCTAAAATACTTTTCTCCATTAAAAACTATGGTTAACCCAGGATTGAGGTATACATAGTTTTTAAGCATTTTTACAATATATTCACTTCTGAATTTATAATTTTTGAAAATGCTTTCATCTGGAACAAAAGATACTTTAGTTCCTTTTCTGCGTGTAGTATTATCAAGAAGGTCTTTATTGATTAACTCTCCTTTTTCAAACTCTGCTGAAGCAGATTTACCATCTCTTGTTGATTCTACTCTAAAATAACTTGAGAGTGCATTTACTGCTTTGGTACCTACGCCATTTAATCCTACCGATTTTTTAAAGGCTTTAGAATCGTATTTACCTCCGGTATTCATTTTAGAAACTACATCTACCACTTTTCCTAAAGGAATTCCGCGACCGTAATCTCTAACAATAACTTTGGTTCCTTGAACAGAAATTTCGATAGTTTTTCCTGCCCCCATAACAAACTCATCTATGGAGTTATCAATAACTTCTTTTAGCAAGATATAAATACCATCGTCTGGCGATGAACCATCACCCAACTTACCAATATACATTCCTGGGCGCATACGAATATGTTCTTTCCAGTCTAATGAACGTATATTATCTTCGGTATAATTAGATTGTACTGCCATAAAAAAGAGTGAAATTTAATGATGGAATGCTAATATAAGACAACGTCTTAAAAAATAAAATAGCATTAACACAAAGTAATTAACAATACAACAATAATATTGTTGAGAACGTAGAAAAAAATATTATCTAAACTGTAAATTGGTGAGAGATACCAATTGTTTTTCTGCCTTTGCTTTTAATAAATTATTTCTAGTTTTTATAAACTTGGTCATATATTTTTTAAAGAACATCCAACTTAACAGCTTACCTAAAATTCCATAAGGTAATTCAAAATGAAAGACATTAGTCATTATTGTTTTATTACCTTTCTCTACAAAGTGATGTTCATGCCTGTAAGTTTTAAAAACTCCAAAAACCAGTTCTTCTACAAACAAGTATGGCGTTTTAAATTCTGATATTTTTAAAGTAAGGTGTTGAACAAATCCAAAATGATTAGACTCCCAAGTTATATAATCATTTAAACAAACCAAACCAGCAACCTTACCTGAAATAGCAATTTCTTTTGAATATTTTAAGTTATTTTTTAAAGTGTCTTGATAAAAATCAACATTACGGGCTAAATCAAAACAGTCTTTAATTTTAGCATTAATTTTAGTTTCTATTTTAATAACTGGCATATTTCGGGTTATAAATTACACGTTACACTACGAAGGAAAAAAGTTTAATTCAACTAAACTCCTTTATATTGACACATAACATAACCTAAAAGTCACTTCAAAAAAAAAAAATTGTTATAGCAGATATTATGGGGACAATATCTTTTTAAACATTAAACAAGAAATGCATAATGTCGCCATCTTTAACAACATAATTCTTTCCTTCAACACGCATTTTTCCAGCTTCTTTTACTTTAGTTTCACTTCCATAAGACACGTAATCATCGTAACTAATAACTTCGGCTCTAATGAACCCTTTTTCAAAATCGGTGTGGATAACACCTGCAGCTTGTGGCGCTGTAGCACCAATATCAATAGTCCAAGCGCGTACTTCTTTTACACCTGCGGTAAAGTAGGTTTGCTGATTTAATAGTTTGTAAGCCCCTCTAATTAATTTAGCAGAACCGGGTTCTTCTAACCCAATATCTTCTAAAAACATTTTACGCTCTTCATAATCTTCCAATTCATTTATATCGGCTTCTGTACCTACGGCTAAAACTAAAACTTCGGCGTTTTCATCTTTAACAGCTTCTTTTACTTGTTCTACAAAATCATTACCAGAAACGGCGGCTCCTTCATCTACATTACACACATACATAACAGGTTTATCTGTGATAAATTGTAGGGGTTTAACGTACTCTGCATAATCTTCATCACTAAACTCTAAGGCTCTTACTGATGTTCCGTTTTCTAAACCTTCCTTTATTTTTAATAGTACAGCTTCTTCTGCTTGCGCTTCTTTATTACCTGTTT contains:
- a CDS encoding DUF922 domain-containing protein translates to MIRILIVFCSFFLIQDEPVLSWKESYKLTWSDFKGTPNLRDSAVAVTASGVSFGFSIKQTNKEVTDFSTQVHAHFYPEQSWYKPDRADLHVLSHEQLHFDITELHARKLRYEISKLKITNHVKRELKTLQKNINIELKKLQDKYDLETNFSRNKEAQAQWETYISHELKKFSKYKSN
- a CDS encoding LysM peptidoglycan-binding domain-containing protein, with product MTKFFSIFCFLCFFGFGIVQAQNYSTHKVKKGETVEGIAKQYYVTPLDIYKLNPEAKAGLKPNTILIIPKSKVEIKTTVVKELQGFKTHKTKRKETLYSLSKKYNVEEADIKKHNKFLYANPLRKGDKLQIPIFKTTEVTEAVEPYRTYIVKPKEGKWRIAYKFGITIAELESINPDMGEVLKEGQEIKVPNIEDEAEKVVDEEFSYYKVLPKEGFYRLKLKLGLEQSEIEALNPGLAESGLKAGMILKIPFNEALSEEKEHKINLVDSISDYTTKHIAVMLPFRLSKVDFDSISGIKKSIKRDPYLDASLDFHSGVLMAVDSLKALGISLKVDVFDTKNQISEVADIIDNNNLEEVDAVIGPLTSKNFEKAASKLKAAHVPVVSPIGTNLKLYDNVFQSRASDDLLKRKVVNFVKADTLSSNIVIISDSKHTAISNSLKQEFIAAKQVYSKKDKEGADKYYVNRQDIEKVLKPGNNMVFLETKNSGFVSNVTSILASLIQKDDKAKRIEQRDIVLITTNFNKAFEGDEVSNEHLSKLQFHYATTSKSYDETNSFVKNYKRKYNITPNKRAVKGFDLTMDVVLRLVSSDDLFMSVKKAPVTEYVENKFAYKKKMFGGYYNDTVYLVKYQDLTIVEVKQ
- the guaA gene encoding glutamine-hydrolyzing GMP synthase — translated: MQHDKVLILDFGSQYTQLIARRVRELNIYSEIHPFNKIPNNLQEYKAVILSGSPNSVRGEDALHPDLSEIRGKKPVLAVCYGAQYLAHFSGGEVAPSNTREYGRANLSFIKSNEPFFAHIHTGSQVWMSHSDTIKQLPTNGVLIASTHDVKNAAYRIEGEETYAIQFHPEVYHSTDGKQLLENFLVSIAGLHQDWTPDSFIEETVEAIEEKVGNEKVVLGLSGGVDSTVAAVLLNKAIGKNLYCIFVNNGLLRKNEFENVLNQYEGMGLNVKGVDASARFLNALKGIEDPEQKRKAIGNAFIEVFDDEAHKIEDVTFLAQGTIYPDVIESVSATGGPSATIKSHHNVGGLPDFMKLKIVEPLRAIFKDEVRRVGKSLGINPELLGRHPFPGPGLGIRILGDITAEKVRILQEVDHIFISGLKEWGLYDKVWQAGAMLLPVNSVGVMGDERTYEKCVALRAVESTDGMTADWVNLPYEFLQKISNDIINKVKGVNRVVYDISSKPPATIEWE
- a CDS encoding aminotransferase class V-fold PLP-dependent enzyme, which produces MHKIDIDLVEMTMDVMKYTIDRVSATKRAIGKPKKEEELKELVGETITPEGIGGEYAFKLWKKHLSKATVPIDHPRHLAFVSAAPTRAAIMFDLVTSASSIHGAYWMEGAGGIFCENEAMSWIVSLTGLPQGAFGVFTSGGTAANLSAIVTAREYWRENEAFKSEKGLIITSIGAHSSIKAMAKVADVDILLVDTEDVLHGEALKNCINNLTEQQRKRLFAVVATGGTTNAGIIDDLDGIASVCEKENLWFHVDAAYGGGALVADSVRHLFKGIERADSITIDPHKWMFSPYDCGAVIYKDPELAKRAHAQEGSYLEIFKDEGANGFNPSDYQIQLTRRVRGLPLWFSLAMHGTEKYKEAVERGLELAQIAGKMIAEKPHVELVRDPSLSCVLYRRKGWNADDYKHWTYENHRKGFALVTPTKWRKPDGFETVSRFCFINPDTTEDDIEAILDSMV